The following coding sequences are from one Sulfitobacter sp. HNIBRBA3233 window:
- a CDS encoding ATP-binding response regulator encodes MQHSIEGGVMRRLSSATPGRLGVVIAGGVLLVILAFFAPSATAPMVLAAGCALLVLSTALALLRLRQGPAPVTAPQSARDFIEADSTPTILALGDGAITHANPAARGAFGASRDQTVARVLSDRIANPGPVLFRLQSRAEAVGSAREELVTASGTLMICVHRVADSFAWRIETHNAQPTGQLPTDNRILPMIMVGRSGAILSMNHAARQFVGARSKSLDMLFTEQLIAPGRVLQVATTSGPRPALIAQTDAGAGRRAIYLLPPPDDSDAADAPEWQVFQNMPIPMVKIAPDGSVQDFNKRAQALIGTGLRQGVHLSALMEGLGRAIGDWLEDTLDGRLAQKSEFLRLSRGDRETFVQVTLNRIEEDGAPALVAVLHDATELKSLEAQFVQSQKMQAIGQLAGGVAHDFNNLLTAISGHCDLLLLRHDPGDSDYDDLIQINQNANRAAALVGQLLAFSRKQTLQPETLDMRDTLSDLTHLLNRLVGEKITLTLRHDPVLKPIRADKRQLEQVLMNLVVNARDAMPSGGEVRIVTECTTLEEPLFRDQVTVPKGEYITIRVQDDGTGIPNEKLQKVFEPFVTTKRTGEGTGLGLSTAYGIVKQTGGYIFVDSKVGVGTCFTLYFPVYSGRASAAQAKSAAVPKTLGKPHEGGVILLVEDEAPVRAFASRALRLRGYTVLEAENAEAALETLQDKELQIDCFVTDVVMPGMDGPSWVREALKLRPDVRVVFVSGYAEDSLGEAQKKIPNSVFLPKPFSLNDLTDTVNRQLH; translated from the coding sequence ATGCAGCACAGCATCGAAGGGGGGGTGATGCGGCGCTTGTCGTCCGCAACGCCGGGTCGGCTCGGCGTGGTGATCGCCGGGGGTGTCTTGTTGGTGATCCTCGCCTTTTTCGCGCCCTCCGCGACCGCGCCGATGGTCCTTGCGGCCGGTTGCGCGCTGCTGGTGCTTTCCACGGCGCTGGCGCTGTTGCGGCTTCGGCAGGGGCCTGCGCCGGTGACTGCACCGCAATCTGCCCGCGATTTCATCGAGGCCGACAGCACCCCGACAATCCTCGCGCTGGGTGACGGCGCAATTACCCACGCCAATCCGGCCGCGCGCGGTGCCTTTGGCGCATCGCGCGACCAGACCGTGGCACGGGTGCTGTCGGACCGGATAGCGAACCCCGGACCGGTGCTGTTCCGGCTGCAATCGCGCGCCGAAGCGGTCGGATCGGCCCGCGAGGAACTGGTCACCGCAAGTGGCACGCTGATGATCTGCGTTCACCGCGTGGCCGACAGCTTTGCCTGGCGGATCGAAACCCATAACGCCCAACCCACGGGGCAACTGCCGACCGACAACCGTATTCTGCCGATGATCATGGTCGGGCGCAGCGGCGCGATCCTGTCGATGAACCACGCGGCACGGCAGTTTGTCGGCGCGCGGAGCAAATCGCTCGACATGCTGTTTACAGAACAGCTGATCGCGCCCGGTCGGGTGTTGCAGGTCGCGACCACCTCGGGCCCGCGGCCCGCGCTGATCGCGCAGACCGATGCGGGCGCGGGGCGCCGGGCGATCTATCTCCTGCCGCCCCCCGATGACAGCGATGCCGCCGATGCACCGGAATGGCAGGTGTTCCAGAACATGCCGATCCCCATGGTCAAGATCGCGCCGGACGGGTCCGTGCAGGATTTCAACAAGCGCGCACAGGCGCTGATCGGAACCGGCCTGCGGCAGGGGGTGCATCTGTCCGCCCTGATGGAGGGGTTGGGCCGCGCCATCGGCGACTGGCTGGAGGATACACTTGACGGACGGCTGGCGCAGAAATCCGAATTCCTGCGTCTGTCGCGCGGCGACAGGGAAACCTTTGTCCAGGTCACGCTGAACAGGATCGAGGAAGACGGCGCGCCCGCGCTGGTTGCCGTGCTGCACGATGCGACCGAGCTGAAATCCCTCGAAGCGCAGTTCGTCCAGAGCCAGAAAATGCAGGCAATCGGACAGCTTGCCGGTGGCGTTGCCCATGATTTCAACAATCTGCTGACCGCCATTTCAGGCCATTGCGACCTGCTGCTGCTGCGCCACGATCCGGGCGATTCCGACTACGATGACCTGATCCAGATCAACCAGAACGCCAACCGCGCCGCAGCGCTCGTGGGCCAGCTTCTCGCGTTCTCGCGCAAGCAGACCCTGCAACCCGAAACGCTGGACATGCGCGATACGCTGTCGGACCTCACGCATCTGCTGAACCGGCTGGTCGGAGAGAAAATCACCCTGACACTGCGACATGACCCGGTGCTCAAACCCATCCGCGCGGACAAGCGACAGCTTGAGCAGGTGTTGATGAACCTCGTCGTGAACGCCCGCGACGCCATGCCGTCGGGCGGGGAGGTGCGCATCGTGACCGAATGCACCACGCTCGAAGAGCCGCTGTTCCGCGACCAGGTGACCGTGCCGAAAGGCGAATATATCACGATAAGGGTGCAAGACGACGGAACCGGGATCCCGAACGAGAAACTGCAAAAGGTGTTCGAACCCTTCGTCACCACCAAGCGGACGGGCGAGGGGACGGGGCTCGGCCTGTCGACGGCCTACGGGATCGTCAAACAGACCGGCGGCTATATTTTCGTCGACAGCAAGGTCGGCGTCGGAACCTGTTTCACCCTTTATTTCCCGGTCTATTCCGGCCGTGCATCTGCAGCGCAGGCAAAATCCGCCGCAGTACCCAAAACGCTCGGAAAACCCCACGAGGGGGGCGTTATCCTTCTGGTCGAGGACGAGGCACCGGTGCGTGCATTTGCCAGCCGCGCCCTGCGCCTGCGCGGCTATACGGTGCTTGAGGCGGAAAATGCCGAAGCAGCGCTCGAGACCCTTCAGGACAAGGAATTGCAGATCGACTGTTTCGTCACCGATGTGGTGATGCCGGGAATGGATGGGCCGAGCTGGGTCCGCGAAGCGCTGAAGCTGCGCCCCGATGTGCGCGTTGTCTTCGTGTCGGGATATGCCGAGGACAGCCTGGGCGAAGCGCAAAAGAAAATCCCCAACTCGGTCTTCTTGCCCAAGCCTTTCTCGCTCAACGATCTGACCGACACGGTGAACCGGCAGCTGCATTGA
- a CDS encoding RsmB/NOP family class I SAM-dependent RNA methyltransferase has product MTPAAQYAAAIEIIDAIEAGQPAEQALTRWARGHRFAGSKDRAAIRDHVFDVLRCWRSSAYLGGGEEGRARILGKLRRDGTDPGTVFTGVGHAPAPLQADELDPPADPPDLPVRLDLPDWLVPPLEASLGEAGLHGFAETSQGRAPVTLRVNTLKATPAEMIQRLAEEGITVTPNPLSPVALTVTEGARKLRNSAAYQQGFVELQDASSQAVVDLLPGASRVLDYCAGGGGKALAIAAKGSGQVFAHDIDPARMKDLPARAERAGVEITQLETDGLADAGPFDLVLVDAPCSGSGAWRRAPEGKWRLTEDRLDALCAIQDDVLEAASDLVAPGGTLAYATCSVLRCENEERVAHFLDSHPDWLCQRQDRLDVSAQGDGFFTAHLTRRG; this is encoded by the coding sequence ATGACACCGGCGGCGCAATATGCGGCGGCGATCGAGATCATCGACGCGATCGAAGCCGGCCAGCCCGCCGAGCAGGCACTGACACGCTGGGCGCGCGGGCACCGTTTTGCGGGATCCAAGGACCGCGCCGCGATCCGCGATCACGTCTTTGACGTGCTGCGCTGCTGGCGCAGCAGCGCCTATCTGGGCGGCGGCGAAGAGGGCCGCGCACGGATACTGGGCAAGCTGCGGCGCGACGGCACCGATCCCGGGACGGTGTTTACCGGCGTCGGCCACGCGCCTGCGCCCCTGCAGGCCGACGAACTGGACCCGCCCGCAGACCCGCCCGATCTGCCGGTGCGCCTTGATCTGCCGGACTGGCTGGTGCCCCCGCTCGAGGCGTCGCTGGGGGAGGCCGGGTTGCACGGCTTTGCCGAAACCTCGCAGGGCCGCGCGCCGGTGACGCTGCGTGTGAACACGCTGAAGGCGACCCCTGCGGAGATGATCCAGCGGCTCGCGGAGGAGGGCATCACTGTGACCCCCAATCCGTTGAGCCCCGTCGCGCTGACCGTGACGGAAGGCGCGCGCAAGCTGCGCAATAGCGCCGCCTACCAGCAGGGTTTCGTTGAATTGCAGGACGCGAGCAGCCAGGCCGTAGTCGACCTGCTGCCCGGGGCGAGCAGGGTTCTCGATTACTGCGCGGGCGGCGGCGGCAAGGCGCTTGCGATCGCCGCGAAAGGGTCGGGGCAGGTGTTCGCCCACGACATCGATCCCGCGCGGATGAAGGACCTGCCAGCGCGCGCCGAAAGGGCGGGCGTTGAGATCACACAGCTCGAAACAGACGGCCTCGCCGATGCCGGTCCCTTCGACCTCGTGCTGGTCGACGCTCCCTGTTCGGGCAGCGGCGCGTGGCGGCGTGCCCCCGAGGGCAAATGGCGTTTGACGGAGGACCGTCTGGACGCGCTCTGCGCCATACAGGACGACGTCTTGGAGGCGGCCAGCGATCTGGTCGCACCGGGGGGCACGCTTGCCTATGCCACCTGTTCGGTGCTGCGGTGCGAGAACGAAGAACGGGTCGCGCATTTTCTCGACAGCCACCCCGATTGGCTGTGTCAGCGTCAGGACCGTCTGGACGTATCGGCGCAGGGGGACGGATTTTTCACCGCCCACTTGACGCGGCGCGGCTGA
- the recA gene encoding recombinase RecA, with translation MATADLLNMDKKSTDKQKALDSALAQIERQFGKGSIMKLGNGTAMRDITASSTGSLGLDIALGIGGLPMGRIIEIYGPESSGKTTLTLHCVAEQQKAGGVCAFVDAEHALDPQYARKLGVDIDELLISQPDTGEQALEITDTLVRSGAVNMVIVDSVAALTPKSELEGEMGDSSVGVQARLMSKAMRKLTGSISRSNCMVIFINQIRMKIGVMFGSPETTTGGNALKFYSSVRLDIRRIGSLKDRDEVVGNQTRVKVVKNKVAPPFKQVEFDIMYGEGISKMGELLDMGVKAGIVDKSGSWFSYGDERIGQGRENAKTYLRENPEMAHEIEDKIRASHGLDFDGSENFEDPDILEG, from the coding sequence ATGGCAACGGCAGATCTTTTGAACATGGACAAGAAATCGACAGACAAGCAGAAGGCGCTCGACAGTGCACTGGCGCAGATCGAGCGGCAGTTCGGCAAAGGGTCGATCATGAAGCTCGGAAACGGCACCGCGATGCGCGACATCACCGCATCCTCGACCGGATCGCTGGGCCTTGATATCGCGCTGGGGATCGGCGGCTTGCCAATGGGCCGCATCATCGAAATCTACGGCCCCGAATCGTCGGGCAAGACAACGCTGACGCTGCATTGCGTGGCCGAACAGCAAAAGGCCGGCGGCGTCTGCGCCTTCGTCGACGCCGAACACGCGCTTGATCCGCAATACGCGCGCAAGCTGGGCGTGGACATCGACGAATTGCTGATTTCGCAGCCCGATACCGGCGAACAGGCGCTGGAGATCACCGATACGCTGGTCCGCTCCGGCGCGGTGAACATGGTCATCGTCGATTCGGTCGCCGCGCTGACCCCGAAATCCGAGCTTGAGGGCGAAATGGGCGACAGCTCTGTCGGGGTTCAGGCCCGTTTGATGAGCAAGGCGATGCGCAAGCTGACCGGGTCGATCAGCCGTTCGAACTGCATGGTGATCTTCATCAACCAGATCCGCATGAAAATCGGCGTCATGTTCGGCTCTCCCGAAACGACGACGGGCGGCAACGCGCTGAAATTCTACTCCTCCGTGCGCCTCGATATCCGCCGCATCGGCTCTCTGAAGGATCGTGACGAGGTTGTCGGCAACCAGACCCGCGTCAAGGTTGTGAAGAACAAGGTGGCGCCACCCTTCAAGCAGGTGGAATTCGACATCATGTACGGCGAGGGCATCTCGAAGATGGGCGAATTGCTGGATATGGGTGTGAAGGCGGGGATCGTCGACAAATCCGGCAGCTGGTTCTCTTACGGGGATGAGCGGATCGGGCAGGGGCGCGAGAACGCCAAGACCTACCTGCGCGAAAATCCCGAGATGGCGCATGAGATCGAAGACAAGATTCGCGCGTCCCACGGGCTTGATTTCGACGGCTCGGAAAATTTCGAGGATCCCGATATCCTCGAAGGGTAA
- a CDS encoding DUF1330 domain-containing protein produces MPALWIAHVTVTDEEAYKKYAAGATVAIAEHGGEFIARGGRFVQLEGRERPRNVVARFPDVETAERCYHSDAYQAALEHARGASERELLIVETTE; encoded by the coding sequence ATGCCCGCACTCTGGATCGCCCACGTCACCGTCACGGACGAGGAAGCCTACAAGAAATACGCAGCCGGAGCGACCGTCGCCATCGCCGAGCATGGCGGTGAATTCATCGCCCGCGGGGGCCGTTTCGTGCAACTCGAAGGACGGGAGCGGCCCAGAAACGTCGTCGCCCGCTTTCCCGACGTGGAAACCGCGGAACGCTGCTATCATTCCGATGCCTATCAGGCCGCGCTGGAACACGCCCGTGGCGCGTCAGAGCGTGAACTTCTGATCGTCGAAACCACCGAATAG
- a CDS encoding gamma-glutamyl kinase, which produces MLVFFKERLAFLSVPKTGTTAYHSALAARADLAISDPPLLKHAPVYRYNRFIRPMYLNVCDAEMELMAVMREPVSWLGSWYRYRSRPFMKDKPNSTHEVSFDEFVLAYMKGKRPGFAEVGSQLKFLERQPNGTGVTHLFRYEDQARLTAFLETRLGIELTLERENVSPPMDLALSPEVRERFQRKFADEFALYDSIPTG; this is translated from the coding sequence GTGCTTGTTTTCTTCAAGGAACGTCTGGCGTTTCTGTCGGTGCCCAAAACCGGAACGACAGCCTATCACAGCGCGCTCGCCGCGCGGGCGGATCTGGCGATCAGCGATCCGCCGCTGCTGAAACATGCGCCTGTGTACCGCTACAACAGGTTTATCCGGCCCATGTATCTGAACGTCTGCGACGCCGAGATGGAGCTGATGGCGGTCATGCGCGAACCGGTCAGCTGGCTGGGCAGCTGGTATCGCTACCGGAGCAGGCCCTTCATGAAGGACAAGCCTAACAGCACCCACGAGGTCAGCTTCGATGAATTCGTTCTGGCCTATATGAAGGGCAAGCGTCCCGGCTTTGCGGAGGTCGGTAGCCAGCTGAAATTTCTCGAACGCCAGCCGAACGGGACCGGTGTGACACATCTCTTTCGCTACGAGGATCAGGCGCGTTTGACCGCCTTCCTCGAAACCCGGCTCGGCATCGAATTGACGCTGGAACGCGAGAATGTCTCGCCCCCCATGGATCTGGCGCTGTCGCCGGAGGTTCGCGAGCGGTTCCAGCGCAAGTTTGCCGATGAATTCGCCCTTTATGACAGCATCCCGACCGGCTGA
- the alaS gene encoding alanine--tRNA ligase: MQTLNDIRSSFLGYFEENGHAIVPSSPLVPRNDPTLMFTAAGMVQFKNLFTGVETRDYNRATTAQKCVRAGGKHNDLDNVGYTARHHTFFEMLGNFSFGDYFKEDAIPLAWDLLTKVFGIDEKRLLVTVYHTDDEAVAIWKKHAGLSDDRIIRIATDDNFWSAGPTGPCGPCTEIFYDHGDHIWGGPPGSPEEDGDRFVEIWNLVFMQYEQFEDGTRRDLPNQSIDTGMGIERVAALLQGTNDNYATDLMRSLIEASANATSTDPDGPGKTHHRVIADHLRSTSFLMADGVMPSNDGRGYVLRRIMRRAMRHAHLLGAKDPLMHRLVPALVTQMGAAYPELGQAQRMIGQTLLQEETRFRQTLERGLKLLDDEVQGLPEGANLSGASAFKLYDTYGFPLDLTQDALREKGRTVDTDGFDAAMAEQKAKARAAWAGSGEAADATVWFDVADKFGITEFLGYDTETAEGKISALVRDGALIDKAEAGETLQIALNQTPFYAESGGQVGDTGILRTASGTARITDTRKAAGVFIHFATVETGSVAAGEAAVLEVDHARRTAIRANHSATHLLHEALRHALGDHVAQRGSLNAEDRLRFDFSHNEAIDPADLARVEAEVNDYIRQNTPVETRIMSPDDARALGAQALFGEKYGDEVRVVSMGQQEGSEKGTDGSTYSIELCGGTHVVRTGDIGAFVVLGDSASSAGVRRIEALTGAPALAYLRAQDQRLAQIALDLKAPAADAGARVRALLDERRSLANEVAQLRRELAMSGGGAASPEAQDIGGVSFHAQILQGVTGKDLPSLIDEHKQRLGSGAVLLIADTGGKAAVAAGVTDDLTGKLSAVDIVRAAVAELGGKGGGGRADMAQGGGASAENAEAAIEAARTVLKG; this comes from the coding sequence ATGCAGACGCTCAATGACATTCGATCGAGTTTCCTGGGATACTTCGAAGAGAACGGACACGCGATCGTGCCGTCGAGCCCGCTTGTCCCGCGCAACGATCCGACGCTGATGTTCACGGCCGCAGGTATGGTGCAGTTCAAAAACCTGTTCACAGGGGTCGAGACCCGCGACTACAACCGCGCCACAACCGCGCAGAAATGCGTCCGCGCGGGCGGCAAGCACAACGATCTCGACAACGTCGGCTATACCGCCCGCCACCACACGTTCTTCGAGATGCTGGGGAATTTCAGTTTCGGCGACTATTTCAAGGAAGACGCGATCCCGCTGGCGTGGGATCTGCTGACCAAGGTCTTCGGGATCGACGAAAAACGTCTGCTCGTGACCGTCTATCACACCGATGACGAGGCTGTGGCGATCTGGAAAAAACACGCGGGCCTGTCGGACGACCGGATCATCCGCATCGCCACGGACGACAATTTCTGGTCGGCGGGGCCGACGGGGCCCTGCGGGCCTTGCACGGAAATCTTCTACGACCACGGCGATCATATCTGGGGCGGCCCGCCCGGATCGCCCGAGGAAGACGGCGACCGTTTCGTCGAGATCTGGAACCTCGTTTTCATGCAATACGAACAGTTCGAGGACGGCACACGCCGCGACCTGCCGAACCAGTCGATCGACACCGGCATGGGGATCGAACGGGTCGCTGCGCTGTTGCAGGGCACCAACGACAACTACGCCACCGACCTGATGCGCAGCCTGATCGAAGCCTCGGCCAACGCGACCAGCACCGATCCAGACGGCCCCGGCAAGACGCATCACCGCGTAATCGCCGACCACCTGCGGTCGACCTCTTTCCTGATGGCTGACGGTGTGATGCCGAGCAACGATGGCCGTGGCTACGTGTTGCGCCGCATCATGCGGCGCGCCATGCGTCACGCGCACCTTCTGGGGGCGAAGGATCCGCTGATGCACCGGCTCGTTCCCGCGCTGGTCACCCAGATGGGCGCGGCCTATCCCGAACTGGGCCAGGCGCAGCGGATGATCGGACAGACGCTGCTGCAGGAGGAAACACGGTTCCGCCAGACGCTGGAGCGTGGACTGAAACTGCTCGACGATGAAGTTCAGGGCCTGCCGGAGGGCGCGAACCTGTCCGGTGCGTCGGCGTTCAAGCTTTACGATACCTACGGATTCCCGCTGGATCTGACCCAGGACGCCCTGCGCGAGAAGGGCCGCACCGTCGATACCGACGGGTTCGACGCGGCCATGGCCGAACAGAAGGCCAAGGCGCGCGCCGCATGGGCCGGATCGGGCGAAGCCGCGGATGCGACCGTGTGGTTCGACGTCGCCGACAAGTTCGGGATCACCGAGTTTCTGGGCTATGATACCGAAACCGCCGAGGGCAAGATCTCGGCCCTGGTGCGCGACGGTGCGTTGATCGACAAGGCAGAGGCCGGAGAGACGCTTCAGATCGCGCTGAACCAGACGCCGTTCTACGCCGAGAGCGGCGGGCAGGTGGGCGACACCGGCATCCTGCGGACGGCCTCCGGCACCGCGCGCATCACTGACACACGCAAGGCGGCAGGTGTGTTCATCCATTTCGCAACGGTCGAGACCGGCAGCGTCGCGGCCGGCGAAGCCGCCGTGCTGGAGGTCGATCACGCGCGCCGCACGGCGATCCGCGCCAACCACTCGGCCACGCACCTTTTACACGAGGCGCTGCGCCACGCACTTGGCGATCACGTGGCACAACGCGGCTCGCTCAATGCCGAGGACCGTCTGCGGTTTGATTTCAGCCACAACGAAGCCATCGATCCGGCCGATCTGGCGCGGGTGGAGGCGGAAGTGAACGACTACATCCGCCAGAACACCCCCGTCGAGACACGCATCATGTCGCCCGACGACGCCCGCGCTCTGGGGGCGCAGGCCCTGTTCGGCGAGAAATACGGCGACGAGGTGCGCGTGGTTTCCATGGGCCAGCAGGAGGGATCGGAGAAGGGCACCGACGGCAGCACCTATTCGATCGAGCTTTGCGGCGGCACCCATGTGGTGCGCACCGGGGATATCGGCGCCTTCGTTGTGCTTGGCGACAGTGCCAGCAGCGCGGGCGTGCGCCGGATCGAGGCGCTGACAGGCGCACCGGCACTGGCCTATCTGCGTGCGCAGGACCAGCGACTGGCGCAGATTGCGCTCGACCTCAAGGCACCGGCTGCCGATGCCGGGGCGCGGGTGCGCGCGCTGCTGGACGAGCGGCGCAGCCTCGCCAACGAAGTGGCGCAACTGCGCCGCGAACTCGCGATGTCGGGCGGCGGTGCTGCCTCGCCCGAAGCGCAGGACATCGGCGGCGTTTCGTTTCACGCCCAGATCCTTCAGGGGGTCACCGGCAAGGATCTGCCCTCGCTCATCGACGAGCACAAGCAGCGGCTCGGGTCGGGTGCGGTGCTGTTGATCGCCGACACGGGCGGCAAGGCTGCCGTGGCCGCAGGTGTCACCGATGATCTGACCGGCAAACTGTCGGCCGTCGATATCGTGCGCGCCGCCGTGGCCGAGCTTGGCGGCAAGGGCGGCGGGGGCCGCGCCGACATGGCACAGGGCGGCGGCGCCTCTGCCGAAAACGCAGAGGCCGCCATCGAAGCAGCCCGCACAGTCTTGAAAGGATAA
- the guaB gene encoding IMP dehydrogenase produces MEIREALTFDDVLLVPAASSVLPSTADTRTRVTKSIALNIPLLSSAMDTVTEGRMAIAMAQAGGMGVVHRNLSIEEQAREIRRVKRFESGIVYNPITLRANQTLADAKALQERYNVTGFPVVDESGRVVGIVTNRDMRFAVQDDTPVRVMMTSDNLAILQEPADREEAISLMKARRIEKLLVTDGKGKLTGLLTLKDTEQAVLNPTACKDGLGRLRVAAATTVGDAGFERSQALVDAGVDMIVIDTAHGHSEGVAIAVERAKKLSNEVQVVAGNVATGEATRALIGAGADAVKVGIGPGSICTTRMVAGVGMPQLTAIMDCAQAAGDVPVIADGGIKFSGDFAKAIAAGASCAMVGSMIAGTDESPGEVILYQGRSFKSYRGMGSLGAMARGSADRYFQKDAASDKLVPEGIEGQVAYKGSAGAVVHQLVGGLRAAMGYTGCATIEEMRNNCTFVKITGAGLKESHVHDVQITRESPNYRIG; encoded by the coding sequence ATGGAGATTCGTGAGGCCCTGACTTTCGACGATGTGCTGCTGGTGCCTGCCGCCTCGTCCGTGCTGCCTTCCACCGCAGATACCCGCACCCGTGTCACGAAATCCATCGCCTTGAACATACCGCTGCTCAGCTCGGCCATGGATACCGTGACCGAAGGCCGGATGGCGATTGCCATGGCCCAGGCCGGCGGCATGGGGGTGGTCCACCGCAACCTGAGCATCGAAGAACAGGCCCGCGAGATCCGCCGCGTGAAACGCTTCGAAAGCGGGATCGTCTACAATCCGATCACGCTGCGCGCCAACCAGACGCTGGCGGACGCCAAGGCGCTTCAGGAACGCTACAACGTCACCGGCTTTCCGGTGGTGGATGAAAGCGGACGTGTCGTGGGCATCGTCACCAACCGCGACATGCGGTTCGCGGTGCAGGACGACACACCCGTCCGGGTGATGATGACATCTGACAATCTGGCCATCCTGCAAGAGCCTGCCGACCGCGAAGAGGCGATCAGCCTGATGAAGGCGCGGCGGATCGAGAAGCTGCTGGTCACCGACGGCAAGGGCAAGCTGACCGGCCTGCTGACGCTCAAGGATACCGAACAGGCCGTGCTGAACCCGACCGCGTGCAAGGACGGGCTGGGCCGTCTGCGCGTGGCGGCAGCGACCACCGTGGGGGATGCGGGCTTTGAACGCTCGCAGGCACTGGTGGACGCGGGCGTCGACATGATCGTGATCGACACGGCGCACGGACACTCCGAAGGGGTGGCGATCGCCGTGGAGCGCGCCAAGAAGCTGAGCAACGAGGTACAGGTCGTGGCCGGGAACGTGGCCACGGGCGAGGCCACCCGCGCGCTGATCGGCGCGGGGGCGGACGCGGTGAAGGTCGGCATCGGTCCCGGGTCCATCTGCACCACCCGTATGGTCGCCGGTGTCGGTATGCCGCAGCTGACCGCGATCATGGATTGCGCGCAGGCCGCGGGCGATGTGCCGGTGATCGCGGATGGTGGCATCAAGTTCTCGGGCGACTTTGCCAAGGCGATCGCGGCAGGCGCGTCCTGCGCCATGGTCGGGTCGATGATTGCGGGCACCGACGAAAGCCCCGGCGAGGTCATCCTGTATCAGGGCCGAAGCTTCAAAAGCTACCGTGGTATGGGCAGTCTGGGCGCGATGGCGCGCGGATCGGCAGACCGCTATTTCCAGAAAGATGCCGCCAGCGACAAGCTGGTTCCCGAAGGCATCGAGGGGCAGGTGGCCTACAAGGGATCGGCGGGCGCGGTCGTGCACCAGCTGGTCGGCGGCCTGCGTGCCGCGATGGGCTACACCGGCTGTGCCACCATCGAGGAAATGCGCAACAACTGCACCTTCGTGAAGATCACCGGCGCGGGGCTGAAGGAAAGCCATGTGCACGATGTCCAGATCACGCGCGAATCCCCGAACTACAGAATTGGCTAA